The sequence below is a genomic window from Flagellimonas marinaquae.
ATAAATGCAGTGGAATACCGTTTTAGACACAAAAGGCAAAGTGGTTGGATTGGTTTAAATGAGATACAAACCAAGAGAAGAACAAAATGGTTTTTGAACCTTTCTTCACAAGACATATAAAATTAAACAACTTAGAAAAACACTTTAATCAAAACGAAAATGAGAAAACTATTCATAGCTCTGACAGCAGTTTTTTTAATCCAAAACATAACTGCTCAATTCCATACCTTAACTATGCCACAAGCAAGCCCTAGGGTACAAGAAATCCAAAGATTGGGTGTAACGGAAATTACATTGGATTATGGAAGTCCTGCATTGCGAAACAGGGATGTTTGGAATGATGTGGTTCCACAAGAAGGAAACCCCATTGCATGGCGGGCCGGCGCCAATATGGCCACCACCATTACATTTTCCACGGACGTAATGATCGAGGGACAATCTTTAAAAGCAGGTAAATATGGATTTCATATCATTCCAAAAAATGATACCTATACACTGCTTTTTGCTCACAATCATGATCAATGGGGAAGCTATTATTTGGATATGGAGAACGATATAAGCCTACAGGTAACCGTAAATCCCAAAACATGTGCAATTTCCGAGCAGTTGGATTATGAATTTTTGGACAGGACTGAAAATTCGTTGATCATTGGGTTGGAGTGGGGCAAAAAACGTATTCCATTTAAGGTTGAAGTAGATTTGAACAAAACTGTTGTTGAAAGTTTACGAAGCGAATTACGTGGCATAAATACCTATCACTGGCAGGCATGGAACGATGCTGCCTTGTGGTGCCTGAACCATAACACCAATCTGGATGAGGCTTTGCAGTGGGTAAGCAGATCGATCAATGGTGGCTATAACGGTTTTGCCGCCGATAAGAACTTGACCAATCTTTCAACCAAGATACAGTTGTTAAAAAAATTGAACAAGGCCCAAGAAATGGAAAACATAATTTCTGAGGCCAAAAATCTAGATGTCACGGCTTATGAAGCTAACGGATTTAGTCAGTTCTTGCTTCAAAACGGATTCTATCAAGATGCCTTGGATTACTGTAATATAGCCTTAAATAAAAACCCTGACACATGGTTCCTTCAACTTAATAGGGGCATCAGTCTATACTTTTTAGGGAATAAAAAGGCTTCCTTAAAGGATATTGGCAAAGCAATTAAAGGTGCCCCAGAACAATTCCATTCAAGATTGAAAGAAATAATGGCCGAAATTGAAAACGGCACCTATAAACTGCCTCAACAATCTTAAAATCAAATTTATGTACTATTTGAAGCGCATCACTGAATTGTTCATCCCTTGTACCCCGGTGATTACTGTGGCTCAAAAACCATGAGAAGTATATAGAGAAACTTATAATGCTAATGGGAAACTTACTGATTGCCTTTGGAATCCAAGATATTGGATGCAGGTGGTTTTGAATATCAAAGTTTTAAAATGAATACAATGAGGACAGGTTTTTTATGGATTCTTTTTATGTTACCTACACTGACTTTTTCCCAAAAGCAGGATTTTGAAACCATAGAGAAAGAATTCTTGAATGCTTTTGAAGCCATGGACATACCTGATTTGCAGATCAATTATGTGAATTTGCTCCAAGATATTTCCAATGGAAAGGAGCTAACAAAACAAGAGGCCTTTTTTCAAGAGATGCTTGAAAAAATAAAAAATATTGATAGTTCCAAACTAACAGATCATCAATGGATCAATTATGAGATTATTAATTATGAAGCCCGTCTAAATCTCGAAAGAATTCGCCTGGAGCAAGGTTGGAAAGAAGTTGATTTGGACGATACCAAAAGTATTTACACCATCCCCAACGGGAAAAATTGGTATAGCTATCTCTTAAAACGTTGGGTGGATGCCGAGGTGAAACCGAAAGAACTGTTCAGTTTTGGATTGGAAGAGATAGCAATGGTGAAGTCCAACATGACACGGTTACAGGAAGCTTCAGGATTGTCCAAGGAGGAATTTCAAGAATATTTAGTAGACAAGGCTTTTTATTTTGAAAACCCCGAAGACATTCAAAAAGCATTTGAAAAAATCAAGGAAAAGGTTGGTATATGTTCAAAGAACCTTTTTCCGTATGTCCCAGAAATACCAGAAGTTGATATCGC
It includes:
- a CDS encoding DUF2911 domain-containing protein, which translates into the protein MRKLFIALTAVFLIQNITAQFHTLTMPQASPRVQEIQRLGVTEITLDYGSPALRNRDVWNDVVPQEGNPIAWRAGANMATTITFSTDVMIEGQSLKAGKYGFHIIPKNDTYTLLFAHNHDQWGSYYLDMENDISLQVTVNPKTCAISEQLDYEFLDRTENSLIIGLEWGKKRIPFKVEVDLNKTVVESLRSELRGINTYHWQAWNDAALWCLNHNTNLDEALQWVSRSINGGYNGFAADKNLTNLSTKIQLLKKLNKAQEMENIISEAKNLDVTAYEANGFSQFLLQNGFYQDALDYCNIALNKNPDTWFLQLNRGISLYFLGNKKASLKDIGKAIKGAPEQFHSRLKEIMAEIENGTYKLPQQS
- a CDS encoding DUF885 domain-containing protein, which codes for MESKILDAGGFEYQSFKMNTMRTGFLWILFMLPTLTFSQKQDFETIEKEFLNAFEAMDIPDLQINYVNLLQDISNGKELTKQEAFFQEMLEKIKNIDSSKLTDHQWINYEIINYEARLNLERIRLEQGWKEVDLDDTKSIYTIPNGKNWYSYLLKRWVDAEVKPKELFSFGLEEIAMVKSNMTRLQEASGLSKEEFQEYLVDKAFYFENPEDIQKAFEKIKEKVGICSKNLFPYVPEIPEVDIARSSNQDMAQVPAYYSNNTFFYNIFNKPFNKRQLGWFYVHEAIPGHHYQSNVNNIIERTRIQGLFWYPGYVEGWGAYVEYLGNELGIFNTIYDEYGKWEWDLIRSVRVCLDVALNYYGWSDDKALAFWKEHIKDQDDIGVREINRMKRWPAQVITYKYGAKVFLGLLQDAKSNADFDFKTFHHKVLEHGDIPISTVKKMMKKK